In a genomic window of Methanogenium sp. S4BF:
- a CDS encoding thioredoxin family protein: MPETPVRELQGTDWEETVEKSSLPVAVMFYSPTCPHCRTMEPYFRDYAREYAGKMLFVRLNLAENPWIGERYGVMATPTFGFFCAGKPVQSFSGAVYPTILKQRAEDVLLHGAECAEKSSAVDYEISGYA, translated from the coding sequence ATGCCGGAGACACCTGTTCGTGAATTACAAGGAACCGACTGGGAGGAGACTGTAGAGAAGAGCAGCCTCCCCGTTGCGGTGATGTTTTACAGCCCGACCTGCCCTCACTGCAGAACAATGGAGCCGTATTTCCGTGATTATGCACGGGAGTATGCGGGAAAGATGCTCTTTGTCCGGCTGAACCTGGCGGAGAACCCATGGATCGGAGAACGCTACGGCGTAATGGCAACTCCCACCTTCGGGTTCTTCTGCGCCGGAAAACCGGTGCAGAGCTTTTCCGGTGCGGTATACCCGACAATCCTCAAACAAAGGGCTGAAGACGTGCTTCTGCATGGCGCAGAGTGTGCTGAGAAATCATCAGCGGTGGATTACGAGATCAGCGGATATGCATAA
- a CDS encoding protein phosphatase 2C domain-containing protein, with protein sequence MHTRFAYNAISVAGRRPNNEDAWGAHWFGEVLFCAVADGIGGQPAADVASSCAVQASENVVTRALAAGGSFNGPAILMEAHARADAVVKAEATGPRSGMGTTLTTALFSEGRLTACNTGDSRCFVVRSGRLIPVTRDHSLVQEQIDAGIIRPDEAFGHPQKHIITRSIGATFAADVTETPLFPGDCVILSTDGMHDALTPDRIVHEVQGKTARAAAVALLTAAAPVSDDNITVCVVTVSAEST encoded by the coding sequence GTGCATACCCGGTTTGCATACAATGCGATATCTGTGGCAGGGAGACGCCCCAACAATGAGGATGCGTGGGGAGCACACTGGTTTGGTGAAGTTCTCTTCTGTGCAGTGGCAGACGGCATCGGCGGCCAGCCGGCGGCGGATGTGGCATCATCCTGTGCTGTGCAGGCATCAGAAAATGTGGTCACCCGGGCCCTTGCCGCAGGCGGCTCTTTCAACGGCCCGGCAATTCTTATGGAGGCGCATGCCCGTGCGGATGCTGTGGTGAAGGCAGAGGCCACGGGCCCGCGGAGTGGCATGGGTACGACTCTCACGACCGCACTCTTCTCAGAGGGCCGCCTCACCGCCTGCAATACCGGCGACTCACGATGTTTTGTCGTGCGAAGCGGCCGCCTCATCCCGGTAACGCGGGATCATTCCCTTGTGCAGGAGCAGATTGATGCAGGCATCATCCGTCCGGACGAGGCATTCGGCCACCCGCAGAAACATATCATCACCCGGTCCATCGGTGCCACCTTTGCTGCCGATGTGACAGAGACTCCGCTTTTTCCCGGGGACTGTGTGATCCTCTCGACAGACGGCATGCATGATGCCCTGACCCCGGACCGCATCGTCCATGAGGTGCAGGGAAAGACGGCCCGTGCGGCAGCAGTAGCACTGCTCACTGCAGCGGCTCCCGTGTCTGATGACAATATTACTGTCTGTGTGGTCACCGTCTCCGCCGAGTCAACATGA
- a CDS encoding EFR1 family ferrodoxin (N-terminal region resembles flavodoxins. C-terminal ferrodoxin region binds two 4Fe-4S clusters.) yields the protein MKTTLYYFTGTGNSLWAARELARHIPDTKLVPMARLIHDGGEITAPEGRIGFIFPVYIGGPPLLVAEFAEKIDLTAADGIFSLVTMAGAGDGAWKRLNNILKKRSHPMNAAYSVKTPTNYMLLGDVLPEDQEIDVIATARSDIERIAGKINRGESVFEKGPFLMNVFNGALYPFLKGQLRAQGARFRADEKCNNCGTCELVCPAYNITVAGVNPPDWGNACESCFACINYCPRSAIQSGKKTASRGRYHHPNVSIKDLMVQNGRE from the coding sequence ATGAAGACAACACTGTATTACTTTACCGGGACCGGCAATTCCCTCTGGGCGGCGCGGGAACTTGCCCGCCACATCCCGGACACAAAGCTGGTGCCCATGGCACGGCTGATACATGACGGGGGGGAGATTACCGCACCGGAAGGGAGAATTGGATTCATATTTCCGGTCTATATCGGAGGCCCCCCACTTCTTGTCGCTGAATTTGCCGAAAAAATAGATCTGACCGCCGCAGATGGGATCTTTAGCCTTGTGACGATGGCAGGGGCGGGCGACGGGGCATGGAAACGGCTGAACAATATCCTTAAAAAGCGCTCACACCCGATGAACGCAGCATACAGTGTGAAGACGCCTACCAATTACATGCTGCTCGGGGACGTGCTTCCCGAAGATCAGGAGATCGATGTAATCGCAACCGCACGGTCCGATATTGAGCGGATTGCAGGGAAGATTAACCGCGGAGAGAGCGTATTCGAGAAGGGGCCTTTCCTGATGAATGTTTTCAACGGCGCCCTCTATCCGTTTCTGAAGGGCCAGCTGCGGGCGCAGGGCGCACGGTTCAGAGCTGATGAGAAATGCAATAACTGCGGCACCTGTGAACTGGTCTGCCCTGCCTACAACATCACCGTAGCCGGAGTAAACCCTCCTGATTGGGGAAATGCATGTGAATCATGCTTTGCCTGCATCAACTACTGTCCCCGGAGTGCCATCCAGTCAGGAAAGAAGACGGCATCACGGGGCAGGTATCACCACCCGAATGTGAGCATCAAAGATCTCATGGTGCAGAATGGACGGGAATAA